Proteins encoded in a region of the Candidatus Brocadia sp. genome:
- a CDS encoding class I SAM-dependent rRNA methyltransferase, with protein MFPIKMLSYNSIIHKAWSLRKKYINHTMTNVYRLVNSYGDALPEVTVDIYGKNILVQYFKPYEDQAKKGIYHALKETLMPENITEKVRLKGEDIKTYSVYGAAIPKDFVVLENGIKFDISFREGGGTGLFLDQRDNRRKVQSLAEGKEVLNCFCYTSSFSIYASLGGAARTVNVDLSRKAIEWSKKNFILNQIDVNNHEFIMGDVWDWIKRFQKKRRTFDMIIIDPPSFSTGKTTVFAVEKDFPKLIGLGLDLLRGDGILVFSTNIAKMNFSKFFQLFQKVKNFTSKSYKLIGVSSQGLDFPINGIHFPEPYLKFVMLSC; from the coding sequence TTGTTCCCAATAAAGATGCTGTCCTATAACTCAATCATTCATAAGGCATGGTCATTAAGAAAAAAGTATATAAATCACACCATGACAAATGTATATCGGCTGGTGAATTCTTATGGAGATGCCTTGCCTGAAGTAACTGTTGATATTTATGGCAAAAATATCCTGGTGCAATATTTTAAGCCATACGAAGACCAGGCAAAAAAAGGTATTTATCATGCCCTCAAAGAAACGTTAATGCCCGAAAATATAACCGAAAAGGTACGATTAAAGGGTGAAGATATTAAAACGTATTCGGTTTACGGTGCGGCAATTCCTAAAGATTTTGTGGTGCTGGAAAACGGGATAAAATTTGATATATCGTTTCGTGAGGGTGGTGGAACCGGACTGTTTTTAGACCAGCGGGATAATAGAAGAAAGGTACAATCCCTGGCTGAAGGCAAGGAAGTATTGAATTGTTTTTGTTATACCTCCTCATTTTCAATTTACGCAAGCCTTGGAGGCGCAGCGCGGACAGTTAATGTGGACCTGTCCAGGAAAGCAATAGAATGGAGCAAAAAAAATTTTATCCTGAATCAAATCGACGTTAATAACCACGAGTTTATAATGGGTGATGTCTGGGATTGGATCAAACGATTCCAAAAAAAGAGGCGGACATTTGACATGATTATTATCGATCCCCCCAGTTTTTCCACCGGTAAAACAACAGTATTTGCTGTAGAAAAAGATTTTCCCAAATTAATTGGACTGGGACTCGATCTTCTTCGCGGGGATGGTATTCTGGTCTTTTCTACGAACATAGCCAAAATGAACTTCTCGAAATTTTTCCAATTATTCCAGAAGGTAAAAAATTTTACCTCAAAGTCGTACAAGCTTATCGGTGTTTCATCACAAGGTTTAGACTTTCCCATAAATGGAATACATTTCCCGGAGCCCTATCTAAAGTTTGTCATGTTGTCGTGCTAG
- a CDS encoding cation transporter: MENKGRQATIILIICNVFLFSIKITAGIMSNSLAIISDAVNSLTDIISSVIIFYAVKTSSKQADEGHPFGHHRAEPIAGLIVAIFAGILGFEILHTAVFKLMETHVHKVGIPAIVTLLVSIGMKLILSGYLKKVSLKINSPALLASSIDSRNDVYISTTALVGVICGRYGYTHMDDIAATLIGFWIIYSGYKIGIHNIDYLMGRQPESAIMEEIKKKACAVSGVMGIHDVRAHYVGNYIHVEIHIALDQSLTLTQAHGIGKNVQRAVESIESIHKAFVHIDPI, from the coding sequence ATGGAAAATAAAGGTCGTCAGGCAACGATTATCCTGATCATTTGCAATGTCTTTCTGTTCTCTATCAAGATAACTGCCGGTATAATGTCGAACAGCCTGGCAATTATTTCAGATGCCGTTAACTCGCTGACCGATATTATTTCTTCCGTAATCATATTCTATGCCGTAAAGACCTCTTCCAAACAGGCGGATGAGGGACATCCTTTCGGTCACCATCGTGCAGAACCGATAGCAGGTTTGATCGTGGCTATTTTTGCGGGTATTTTAGGATTTGAAATCCTGCACACCGCTGTGTTCAAGCTGATGGAGACACATGTGCATAAGGTCGGTATTCCTGCGATCGTAACACTGCTGGTGTCTATAGGCATGAAGTTGATCCTGTCCGGGTACTTAAAAAAGGTAAGTCTTAAAATTAATAGCCCTGCTTTGCTGGCAAGCTCTATCGATAGCAGAAACGATGTATATATATCCACGACCGCCCTTGTCGGTGTTATCTGTGGACGTTACGGATATACACACATGGATGATATTGCAGCGACCCTTATCGGTTTTTGGATTATCTACTCGGGGTATAAGATTGGCATTCATAATATCGATTACCTCATGGGCAGACAGCCTGAATCAGCTATCATGGAAGAAATAAAAAAGAAGGCATGCGCGGTATCAGGCGTTATGGGAATTCACGACGTCCGTGCGCATTATGTGGGCAATTACATTCATGTTGAAATTCATATAGCATTAGACCAGTCCTTAACACTAACGCAGGCACACGGCATTGGGAAAAATGTCCAACGGGCAGTAGAGTCTATAGAAAGCATCCACAAGGCATTTGTGCATATAGACCCGATATAA
- a CDS encoding phosphatidylserine decarboxylase family protein, with translation MSIPLTKYGIRELMIFGIPCVVGTGVSIVVFPWIVPIPLFFLAFLLNFFRDPKRDTPQGAELVISPADGTVSHIVPVFEENYLKCDTTKISIFMSVLNVHVNRVPVHGRVEFIKHTKGKFLDARDDECFISNENNLMGLSLMGSHRKIAVKQIAGKIAKRIVCACKVGDIFEQGQRFGMIKFGSRVEVFVPNSVQFEVMVRIGEKVTAGKTILGRIYDSNQ, from the coding sequence ATGAGCATCCCATTGACAAAATACGGAATCAGGGAATTAATGATCTTTGGTATTCCCTGCGTTGTTGGAACAGGAGTCTCCATTGTAGTATTTCCATGGATTGTCCCTATTCCATTATTTTTTTTGGCCTTCTTGCTGAATTTCTTTCGCGACCCGAAGAGAGATACCCCGCAAGGTGCAGAATTGGTAATCTCCCCTGCAGATGGAACCGTATCTCATATCGTACCAGTCTTTGAAGAAAATTACCTGAAATGCGATACGACAAAGATCAGTATCTTCATGTCGGTGTTGAATGTGCATGTGAACCGTGTACCTGTACATGGCCGTGTCGAGTTCATAAAACACACAAAAGGCAAATTCCTGGATGCCAGGGACGATGAGTGTTTCATCAGCAATGAAAACAATCTGATGGGCTTGTCTCTAATGGGAAGTCATAGAAAGATCGCAGTAAAACAAATTGCGGGCAAAATCGCCAAACGTATCGTATGCGCCTGTAAGGTAGGGGATATTTTTGAGCAGGGACAGCGATTCGGCATGATCAAATTTGGTTCACGGGTGGAGGTCTTTGTTCCCAATTCAGTTCAGTTTGAAGTGATGGTCAGGATAGGGGAAAAAGTGACGGCAGGAAAGACCATACTAGGGAGAATATACGATAGTAACCAATAG
- a CDS encoding riboflavin synthase: protein MFTGIIEHLASVKNLSLKAGGGELFLDFSGFYDDLTLGESIAINGVCLTVKEISGKIISFDVSSETLKKTTLGNLRYGENVNIERALRVSDRIGGHFVTGHVDGTGVIRVKKESADQCTVSFSVEKKFTDMMIEKGSVAIDGISLTIVDLLDGAFSVALIPYTLSSTTLGFRKAGDPVNIEIDTMGKWIKKLLANMQEKKGSITQEQLMEQGFL, encoded by the coding sequence ATGTTCACCGGCATAATCGAACATTTGGCATCAGTAAAAAACTTGTCTCTGAAAGCAGGGGGGGGCGAACTGTTTTTAGATTTTTCGGGCTTTTATGACGACCTTACGTTGGGAGAAAGTATTGCCATTAATGGAGTATGTCTCACGGTGAAAGAGATTTCGGGCAAGATTATAAGCTTTGATGTATCCAGTGAAACTTTGAAAAAAACCACACTGGGGAATTTACGCTACGGAGAAAATGTCAATATTGAAAGGGCGTTAAGGGTGAGTGACAGAATAGGGGGACACTTTGTTACGGGTCATGTGGATGGTACAGGCGTCATAAGAGTGAAAAAAGAATCTGCCGATCAATGTACCGTGTCCTTTTCGGTCGAGAAAAAATTTACCGATATGATGATTGAAAAGGGTTCTGTTGCCATAGACGGCATCAGTCTTACAATCGTTGATCTTTTGGATGGCGCTTTTTCTGTGGCATTAATCCCTTATACATTATCCTCGACTACCCTGGGATTCAGGAAGGCAGGGGATCCGGTGAATATCGAGATTGACACGATGGGGAAATGGATCAAAAAACTTTTGGCAAATATGCAAGAGAAAAAGGGCAGTATTACTCAGGAGCAATTGATGGAACAAGGGTTTCTGTAA
- a CDS encoding SAM-dependent methyltransferase: MGFTLDKVVPWGRSFEEYVKMFGMTDEDLKLRILGCSDGPASFNSGMNKRGYIAISIDPIYQFDAKQIEKRIQETYDDIIEQLHENKGDYIWNTIKSVGELGQVRMSAMREFLADYEKGKQERRYLAESLPSLPFGDGQFDLALCSHFLFLYTKQLSFEFHRTAIAEMIRVAKEVRIFPLLDLEGLPSPYVDEITEGLQRGGYAVEVQKVPYEFQRGGNQMIRIRASNFVQ, translated from the coding sequence ATGGGGTTTACGCTGGATAAAGTTGTTCCATGGGGTCGTTCGTTTGAAGAGTACGTCAAGATGTTTGGCATGACCGACGAAGACCTTAAATTACGGATATTGGGTTGCAGTGATGGGCCTGCCAGCTTTAATAGTGGGATGAATAAACGTGGTTACATTGCTATTTCAATTGATCCCATTTACCAATTTGATGCTAAACAAATAGAGAAACGGATTCAGGAAACGTATGACGATATTATAGAGCAGTTGCATGAGAACAAGGGGGACTACATTTGGAACACGATTAAGTCAGTTGGGGAGCTAGGCCAAGTGCGCATGTCGGCTATGCGTGAGTTTCTTGCTGATTATGAGAAGGGAAAACAGGAGAGGCGATATCTAGCTGAAAGTTTGCCATCACTTCCATTTGGGGATGGTCAGTTTGACCTTGCATTGTGTTCTCATTTTCTTTTTTTATACACAAAGCAGCTATCATTTGAATTCCACCGTACAGCCATAGCAGAAATGATTAGGGTTGCAAAGGAAGTGCGGATTTTTCCATTGCTTGACCTCGAAGGGCTGCCTTCACCCTATGTGGATGAAATCACGGAGGGGTTACAGCGTGGCGGGTACGCGGTGGAGGTTCAAAAGGTGCCATATGAGTTTCAACGTGGTGGAAATCAGATGATAAGGATCAGGGCATCTAACTTTGTGCAGTAG
- the pdxA gene encoding 4-hydroxythreonine-4-phosphate dehydrogenase PdxA, giving the protein MKKNKKSKLLIGITMGDPCGIGPEIILKSLKAPAIRKIANYVIIGNKNVFEQAAGYLKIPLKYRIISHISETENSNQTVSLLSINNFKSRLMKQKKPTAEGGELSVQCVLRGINLAMSGHIDALVTAPICKEAIHLGGYGYPGHTEILKIFSGAERVVMLMAGGKLRVAFVTTHIALKDVPQSITLEDILGTIIISNNNLKQYFGLKKPRIAVCGLNPHAGEEGIFGDEERKVIIPAVEKAKKKGILCDGPVSADTIYYKALKGAYDAVVAIYHDQGAIPLKLHAFETGVNITLGIPFVRTSPDHGTAYDIAGKGIANPHSMMEAIKMAVRMVRCS; this is encoded by the coding sequence ATGAAAAAAAACAAAAAATCTAAATTACTGATCGGGATAACGATGGGTGATCCCTGTGGGATCGGACCAGAGATTATCTTAAAGTCGTTAAAAGCTCCAGCTATCAGAAAGATTGCCAATTATGTTATCATTGGCAATAAGAACGTGTTTGAGCAAGCGGCAGGGTATTTAAAAATACCCTTAAAATATCGCATAATTTCCCATATATCAGAAACGGAGAACTCAAATCAAACAGTTTCGTTGTTATCTATAAATAATTTTAAGTCGAGACTTATGAAACAGAAGAAGCCCACTGCTGAAGGCGGAGAATTATCGGTACAATGCGTGCTCAGGGGAATCAATCTCGCCATGAGCGGGCACATTGACGCCCTCGTTACAGCACCGATTTGCAAGGAGGCCATCCATCTCGGTGGATATGGCTACCCCGGCCATACAGAAATACTCAAAATTTTTTCTGGTGCTGAGCGTGTCGTTATGCTGATGGCGGGTGGAAAGCTAAGGGTGGCCTTTGTGACCACACATATTGCCTTAAAAGACGTACCGCAGTCAATTACCTTAGAAGATATTTTGGGGACAATAATCATCAGCAATAACAACCTCAAACAGTATTTTGGTTTAAAAAAGCCCAGGATTGCTGTTTGTGGTTTAAACCCCCATGCAGGAGAGGAAGGTATTTTCGGAGACGAGGAAAGGAAGGTTATTATCCCTGCAGTTGAAAAGGCAAAGAAAAAGGGCATATTATGTGATGGTCCAGTCTCAGCCGATACGATATATTATAAGGCACTGAAAGGTGCTTATGATGCGGTTGTAGCCATTTATCATGATCAGGGTGCAATTCCCCTGAAGTTGCACGCCTTTGAGACCGGGGTAAACATTACCCTGGGTATTCCTTTCGTACGCACATCACCCGACCATGGTACTGCTTATGACATTGCGGGTAAAGGTATTGCCAATCCCCATTCCATGATGGAGGCTATAAAAATGGCAGTGAGAATGGTAAGATGCAGTTAA
- a CDS encoding cupin domain-containing protein, translating into MFVKDLKNCKEFIAGDNAVLRELLHPDKEDLKLRYSLAHAVIKQGETSYRHKLKHSEVYFILEGKGMMYIDNESVEVRPGQAIYIPPNAIQCMKNIGHDDLKFLCIVDPAWRPEDEEVL; encoded by the coding sequence ATGTTTGTAAAAGACTTGAAAAATTGCAAAGAATTTATCGCCGGAGACAATGCAGTCCTTCGCGAACTTCTGCATCCTGATAAGGAGGATTTAAAGCTTCGCTACAGTTTAGCACATGCAGTTATTAAACAGGGCGAAACTTCATACCGGCACAAATTAAAGCACTCAGAGGTATATTTCATCCTGGAAGGGAAAGGAATGATGTATATTGATAATGAGTCTGTAGAAGTTCGCCCGGGCCAGGCCATTTATATCCCACCGAATGCAATACAATGTATGAAAAACATCGGACATGACGATTTAAAATTTTTGTGTATTGTTGACCCGGCCTGGCGACCAGAAGATGAAGAGGTGCTATAA
- the rsmA gene encoding ribosomal RNA small subunit methyltransferase A, whose amino-acid sequence MFAVRLAIRQAQGAAPCMVSMSNHHDEVHAANYNKAIMPQNEIDFIPHTPAVLKQIFSRRGITPSKRFGQNFLIDQNILLCIPDIADLKEDDVILEIGTGTGGLTRLLASGSRHVFTVELDKKLFELSSDILKFYTNITLVNTDILKTKHELNPDIISLVLNWLKEHNQPRIKVVSNLPYNISTPVIINLLEGDLPIDLMVMMLQKEITERMTAIPGTREYGILSVITQLFSEVAVVKTLPPEVFWPRPEVHSSLVKIVVHKEKYADRITDYPFFRKIIYAIFTSRRKMLINSLENLNLPKISRENLKGIMKDMQLDERIRGECLGVDQLIYLSDAIVSLKTSLMKIPEK is encoded by the coding sequence ATGTTTGCCGTTCGACTGGCCATTCGACAGGCTCAGGGCGCAGCACCGTGCATGGTGAGCATGTCGAACCATCACGACGAAGTCCATGCCGCCAATTATAACAAAGCGATTATGCCACAAAACGAAATAGACTTTATCCCTCACACACCGGCCGTACTGAAACAGATTTTCAGCCGCAGGGGAATTACTCCCAGCAAACGGTTTGGTCAAAATTTTCTCATTGATCAGAATATCCTATTATGCATTCCTGATATTGCAGACCTGAAGGAAGATGACGTTATACTGGAGATAGGCACGGGAACAGGGGGGTTGACCAGATTATTGGCCTCCGGGTCCCGGCATGTATTTACGGTAGAATTGGACAAAAAGTTATTTGAACTCTCATCTGACATATTAAAATTTTATACAAATATTACCCTTGTTAATACCGACATCTTAAAAACGAAACACGAACTGAATCCGGATATTATATCTTTGGTGCTCAATTGGCTAAAGGAGCACAATCAACCCCGGATAAAAGTAGTTTCCAATCTGCCATACAATATCAGCACACCCGTGATTATCAACCTCCTGGAAGGTGATTTGCCTATCGATTTGATGGTGATGATGCTTCAGAAGGAGATTACAGAGCGTATGACGGCAATTCCAGGCACACGGGAATATGGCATATTATCGGTAATTACCCAGTTGTTTTCAGAAGTAGCAGTCGTGAAGACTTTACCCCCGGAAGTATTCTGGCCAAGACCGGAGGTTCATTCGTCCCTTGTTAAGATAGTTGTCCACAAAGAGAAGTACGCAGACAGAATAACAGACTATCCATTTTTCAGAAAGATCATTTACGCCATATTTACTTCCCGGCGCAAGATGTTGATAAATAGTCTTGAAAACTTAAACTTACCCAAAATTTCAAGGGAAAACCTGAAGGGGATTATGAAAGATATGCAACTGGATGAGCGAATAAGGGGAGAATGTCTGGGTGTTGATCAACTGATCTATCTTTCAGATGCCATCGTAAGCTTAAAAACATCCCTGATGAAAATTCCTGAAAAATAA
- a CDS encoding HD domain-containing protein produces MITLEQIKKHPDVKVYIKKANDFLGVIGYTEHGERHGNYVGKNARKILKELGYDANTCELAAIAGYIHDIGNVISRHSHPEHSAHLAGQFLKELNMPVEDRVLVMSAVGNHDEGFCDIVSPVSAALIIADKSDVHRSRVRSRKEIKFDIHDRVNYAVTKSKLLMNTQNRTITLVLDIDKEISDMVEYFEIFTARMVACRRAAKLLRCTFDVKVNVTSSIPYR; encoded by the coding sequence ATGATTACATTAGAACAGATCAAGAAACATCCGGACGTTAAAGTATATATAAAAAAAGCAAATGACTTTCTGGGAGTAATCGGTTATACAGAGCACGGAGAACGCCATGGAAATTATGTTGGCAAGAATGCACGGAAAATTCTTAAAGAACTCGGATACGATGCAAACACCTGTGAGCTTGCAGCTATTGCCGGATATATCCATGACATCGGAAATGTGATTAGCCGCCATTCGCATCCGGAGCACAGCGCACACTTAGCGGGTCAATTTTTGAAAGAGCTAAACATGCCTGTGGAAGACCGGGTTCTTGTCATGAGTGCGGTAGGAAATCACGATGAAGGCTTTTGTGATATTGTAAGCCCGGTATCAGCTGCACTCATTATTGCAGATAAATCCGATGTCCATCGGTCGAGGGTGAGAAGTCGAAAGGAGATTAAATTTGATATTCATGACCGGGTCAATTATGCCGTAACAAAATCCAAGCTTCTCATGAATACTCAAAACAGGACAATTACTCTTGTACTCGATATTGACAAGGAAATCTCAGATATGGTGGAGTACTTTGAGATCTTTACCGCCCGCATGGTTGCCTGTCGCCGTGCCGCTAAACTTCTTAGGTGTACGTTTGACGTAAAGGTAAACGTCACTTCGTCGATACCTTATCGGTAG
- a CDS encoding cysteine--tRNA ligase has product MTLKFYNSLTKQKEVFTPLHEGYVTMYVCGPTVYDHPHLGHAKSYVSFDVIVRYLRYLGYKVRYIQNITDVGHLTDNADTGEDKILKRAQRERIEPAELVEIYTRSYFEDMDALNNVRPDISPRATAHIPEQIELVERLIEKGYAYVSNGSVYFDVQKFKEYGKLSGRKQEELEAGARLEINPEKRNPSDFALWKKAAPGHIMRWKSPWGEGFPGWHLECSAMSMKYLGQTLDIHGGGLENTFPHHECEIAQSEAANDLPFVRYWIHNNMVTVNGQKMGKSLGNFITLKDAFKSYHPLTIRFFILTTHYRSPLDYSSEALDAANKGLERMYNAVKNLRERLEYAKDGSAPGEIYEKLEKYKKRFLEAMDEDINTPGAIAVLFDLSKDVNTLLNSGQELSKKCLEDIDKLYQELGGDILGIIELKPKTLTTTFTFSWQVEDKTTEDIMKVLIDTRNELRKAKQWQLSDFIRSKLSEIGIALDDKPDGTTWKKTK; this is encoded by the coding sequence ATGACACTAAAATTTTACAATTCATTAACGAAACAGAAGGAAGTTTTCACCCCTTTGCATGAAGGTTACGTTACTATGTATGTGTGCGGTCCTACGGTGTATGATCATCCGCATCTCGGACATGCCAAGAGTTACGTTAGTTTTGACGTGATAGTTCGTTATCTCCGATATCTGGGCTACAAAGTGCGTTACATACAGAACATTACAGACGTCGGTCATCTGACAGACAACGCTGATACGGGTGAAGACAAGATACTGAAACGTGCGCAAAGGGAACGTATAGAACCTGCCGAACTTGTCGAAATATACACGCGAAGCTATTTCGAGGACATGGATGCCCTCAATAACGTACGACCTGATATCTCACCACGGGCAACGGCTCATATTCCTGAGCAAATTGAACTCGTAGAAAGGTTAATTGAGAAAGGATATGCCTACGTATCGAATGGCTCTGTGTACTTTGATGTGCAGAAATTCAAGGAATATGGAAAACTCTCCGGGAGAAAACAGGAGGAGCTTGAGGCTGGTGCCCGATTAGAAATCAATCCTGAAAAAAGAAACCCCTCCGATTTTGCACTCTGGAAGAAGGCAGCGCCTGGCCACATCATGCGATGGAAAAGTCCATGGGGGGAAGGTTTTCCCGGCTGGCATCTTGAGTGTTCTGCCATGTCCATGAAATACCTGGGGCAGACATTGGATATTCACGGGGGAGGACTTGAAAACACCTTCCCTCATCATGAATGTGAAATCGCACAGAGTGAGGCAGCAAACGATTTGCCTTTTGTACGATACTGGATTCACAATAACATGGTCACCGTAAATGGTCAAAAAATGGGAAAATCCCTTGGTAACTTTATTACCCTCAAGGATGCCTTCAAGAGTTACCACCCGTTAACGATAAGGTTCTTTATCCTCACTACCCATTATCGCAGTCCCCTTGATTATAGCAGCGAAGCGTTGGATGCAGCCAATAAAGGACTGGAGCGCATGTACAATGCAGTCAAAAACCTGCGGGAGCGGTTAGAATATGCGAAGGACGGTTCAGCACCGGGTGAAATTTACGAAAAATTGGAAAAATATAAAAAGAGATTCCTTGAGGCAATGGACGAAGATATCAATACCCCCGGCGCTATTGCCGTTCTTTTTGATCTATCAAAAGACGTAAATACCTTATTAAACTCTGGTCAGGAGCTAAGCAAAAAATGCCTGGAAGACATTGATAAACTGTATCAGGAACTCGGGGGAGATATCCTGGGTATAATTGAGCTTAAACCTAAAACATTGACTACAACCTTCACATTCAGTTGGCAAGTAGAAGATAAAACAACTGAAGACATTATGAAAGTTCTCATTGACACCCGCAATGAACTCCGGAAGGCAAAACAGTGGCAATTGTCTGATTTCATCCGTAGCAAACTCTCAGAAATAGGCATCGCCCTCGATGATAAACCGGATGGTACTACATGGAAAAAAACAAAATAA
- a CDS encoding Uma2 family endonuclease, whose translation MAQIAAEKKIKKYTYEDYCKISDDKRYELIDGELLMTPSPVTNHQRISRRLEFILEKFITENKLGELFDAPYDVYFDNENVVQPDILFISKDKIGIIGEKNVQGAPDLVIEIISENSAYRDMVLKKKLYAKFGVKEYWIVIPEGEEIEIYTLKDNTYQIYKAYGKGNTLESPLLKGLKIGLMDIFCA comes from the coding sequence ATGGCACAAATTGCTGCCGAGAAGAAAATAAAAAAATATACCTACGAGGATTATTGCAAAATCTCAGATGACAAGAGATATGAACTTATCGATGGAGAATTACTTATGACACCATCTCCGGTTACGAATCATCAAAGAATTTCAAGAAGGCTTGAATTTATCCTTGAAAAATTTATAACGGAAAATAAACTCGGTGAACTCTTTGATGCGCCATATGATGTGTATTTTGATAATGAAAATGTAGTTCAACCCGACATACTATTCATTTCAAAGGATAAAATAGGCATTATTGGGGAGAAGAATGTCCAGGGTGCACCCGACCTCGTAATAGAAATAATTTCGGAGAACAGCGCATACAGGGACATGGTGCTAAAGAAAAAACTGTATGCGAAATTTGGTGTAAAGGAATACTGGATAGTAATTCCGGAAGGCGAAGAGATAGAGATTTACACCCTGAAGGATAATACCTATCAGATTTATAAGGCATACGGCAAAGGCAATACCCTCGAATCCCCTTTGCTAAAAGGCTTAAAGATAGGATTAATGGATATATTTTGTGCGTAG
- a CDS encoding glutamate--tRNA ligase: MVRVRFAPSPTGLLHIGNARMAVFNWLFARRHKGTFILRIEDTDVARSEKKYMDQLIEDLDWLGLTWQEGPDVGGQHGPYLQSERLHIYYDICQRFLKKGLAYRCYCTPEELEERRQIARLTGNPPRYDNRCRDLTDRQKKEFETSGLSFTIRFRVPEELLVFDDLIRGTCQFDMSLVGDFVIMRSDGTPSFHFAVAVDDTLMQITHVIRGEDHLSNTPCHILLFHALNRKPPQFAHLSLTMGADRTLLSKRHGAFSLSEYRKLGYLPEALLNYMILLGWAPRDKKEKFKIDDIIDTFEIGTMSKASSVFDQQKLDWLSGQYIREADLERLTSLAIPYLQAAGFISTDENKIDRAQLRLMIDAVRNNISCMSQIVQEVDIFFKDAVVSEKHIEFLSSEISQSVLLSFYRELQKLDALSPEIFKEALTAVQKETKVNGKGLYMPVRIALTGREHGPELYSIANILGINTCNKRIERFLLVKK; the protein is encoded by the coding sequence ATGGTACGAGTTCGTTTTGCACCTTCGCCTACAGGGCTCTTACATATCGGAAATGCGCGCATGGCCGTTTTCAACTGGTTATTTGCAAGACGGCATAAAGGCACTTTTATCCTAAGGATCGAAGATACCGATGTTGCCCGCTCTGAGAAAAAGTACATGGACCAACTTATCGAAGACCTGGACTGGCTGGGATTGACATGGCAGGAAGGACCTGATGTGGGAGGTCAGCACGGTCCCTATTTACAATCAGAACGTTTGCATATCTATTATGACATCTGCCAGAGATTTTTGAAAAAAGGTCTTGCGTATCGTTGTTATTGTACCCCTGAAGAATTGGAAGAACGCAGACAGATAGCCAGACTAACCGGGAACCCTCCCCGGTACGACAACCGTTGTCGTGATCTGACCGACAGGCAAAAAAAGGAGTTTGAAACATCAGGTCTGAGTTTTACCATTCGTTTTAGAGTACCAGAAGAATTACTGGTATTCGACGACCTGATCCGAGGCACATGCCAATTTGATATGAGCCTGGTTGGAGATTTTGTGATTATGCGGTCAGATGGAACACCCTCATTCCACTTTGCCGTTGCCGTGGATGATACCCTGATGCAGATCACCCACGTTATCCGTGGAGAAGATCATTTATCAAATACACCCTGTCATATATTGCTTTTTCATGCCTTAAATCGAAAACCTCCGCAATTTGCCCATCTGTCACTCACCATGGGTGCAGACCGCACCTTATTGAGTAAACGACACGGGGCATTTTCTCTTTCGGAATACCGTAAATTGGGTTACTTACCGGAAGCACTCCTCAACTATATGATACTTCTTGGGTGGGCACCCAGGGACAAAAAGGAGAAGTTTAAGATTGACGATATCATCGACACATTTGAGATAGGCACTATGAGTAAGGCATCCTCTGTGTTCGATCAGCAAAAATTGGATTGGTTGAGCGGGCAATATATCCGTGAAGCAGATTTAGAAAGGCTTACAAGCCTGGCGATACCTTACCTGCAAGCCGCCGGTTTCATTTCTACGGATGAAAACAAAATTGACAGGGCTCAATTGAGATTGATGATAGATGCAGTGAGAAACAACATATCCTGTATGTCTCAAATTGTTCAGGAGGTTGATATCTTTTTCAAGGATGCTGTCGTCAGTGAAAAACATATTGAATTTTTATCGTCGGAGATATCGCAATCGGTCCTCTTGTCCTTTTACCGGGAACTCCAAAAACTGGACGCCCTCTCTCCTGAAATCTTTAAAGAGGCGTTAACGGCAGTGCAAAAAGAAACAAAGGTAAATGGTAAAGGGCTTTATATGCCTGTCCGTATCGCCTTAACTGGTAGAGAACACGGACCGGAACTGTATAGTATTGCCAATATTTTGGGTATTAATACATGCAATAAACGGATCGAACGATTTCTTTTGGTGAAAAAGTAA